From the Mangifera indica cultivar Alphonso chromosome 10, CATAS_Mindica_2.1, whole genome shotgun sequence genome, one window contains:
- the LOC123226788 gene encoding probable LRR receptor-like serine/threonine-protein kinase At1g56140 yields MLLNLVLQGTLSDGRVIDVKQLSQGSHQGKNQFINEISALNAVQHRNLLKLYGCCIERTRCLLLYEYHENKSLDKALFGNTVLHLDWPTQFKICLGIARELAYLHKESKPKIAHQDVKASNILLDTELSPKISDFRLAKLIDDKKTYISTGVAGTIGYLTLEYAMRRHLTEKADIFSIGVVTLKIINGRANSDTRLDREKVYLLEWAWSLHESDQNLGLVNPTPTEFDENEAVALLCTQASPMLRPPMSRVVNMLTGDIEVEAVTSKPNYLTDWDFNDATNSFPNYAIDASSYSARIKVTIQLMLAQESTH; encoded by the exons atgttGTTAAATCTAGTGCTACAGGGTACGCTTTCTGATGGAAGGGTGATTGATGTGAAGCAACTTTCTCAAGGATCCCACCAGGGGAAAAATCAGTTTATTAATGAGATTTCTGCCCTTAATGCAGTGCAACATCGCAATCTTCTGAAATTGTATGGATGCTGCATTGAAAGAACTAGGTGCCTCCTTCTTTATGAATATCATGAAAACAAAAGCCTTGATAAAGCATTGTTTG GAAATACGGTGTTGCATCTCGATTGGCCCACccaatttaaaatatgtttggGAATTGCAAGAGAACTAGCATATCTTCATAAGGAGTCAAAGCCGAAAATTGCACATCAAGATGTCAAAGCAAGTAATATTTTACTTGATACAGAACTCTCTCCCAAGATATCAGATTTTAGATTGGCAAAGCTGATTGATGATAAGAAAACTTACATCAGTACAGGAGTTGCAGGAACCAT TGGGTATCTGACATTGGAGTATGCAATGCGTAGACACCTGACAGAAAAGGCTGATATATTTAGTATTGGTGTCGTTACTCTGAAGATTATCAATGGAAGAGCAAACTCTGATACTAGGTTAGATAGGGAAAAAGTTTATCTTCTTGAATGG gCCTGGAGTCTTCATGAAAGCGACCAAAATTTGGGGCTGGTTAATCCCACACCAACagaatttgatgaaaatgaagCAGTAGCTCTCTTATGCACTCAAGCATCACCAATGCTTCGGCCACCCATGTCACGAGTTGTGAACATGCTTACTGGAGATATAGAAGTGGAAGCTGTTACATCAAAGCCAAATTATTTGACTGATTGGGATTTTAATGATGCAACAAATTCCTTTCCGAATTACGCTATTGATGCATCTTCTTATTCAGCAAGAATAAAAGTGACAATCCAACTGATGTTAGCCCAGGAGTCGACCCATTAA